TAAAACTGCATTTAGGATTAAATGGGATTATATGAATTCTCCTTTTAGAAAACTTATTAATATTTTTAAGGTAAAATAGCTATTATGGATGTTTCAATAATTATCGTAAATTATAATACTAAAAATCTTCTCAGAAACTGTCTGGAATCGATTTTTGAATATACGCAAGGCATTTCTTTTGAAGTAATCGTTTCCGATAACGGTTCCTCCGACGGTTCTGTAGAAATGGTAAAGTCAGATTTTCCGCAAATTATATTAATCGAAAATAACGCAAATCTCGGTTTTGGAACAGCGAACAATAGAGGTCTTGATATTGCGAACGGTAAATATATTTTCTATTTAAATAGTGATACCGTTTTATTGAATAACGCCGTTAAAATTTTTTTTGATTACTGGGAAACCTCTGATGAAAAAGAATCGATAGGTGCTCTCGGGTGTAATTTATTGGATGCGAATAAAAATATAAATGATTCATATGGAAATTTTTTTGATATAAATAGGACGATAATAGAGTTATTGAAAGCGAATTACGGACTATGGAAGATAGTTTTTTTGCAATTGTTTGGATATAAATATTGTAATCATGTGAAGAAAAAAATATCAGAGAAAAAGCTTGGTGAAGTTGATTGCATAATAGGAGCAGATCTGTTTTTAGCGAATACTCCATTGGCTCGTTTTGATGAACATATTTTCTTATACCATGAAGAAATGGATTTGGAATATCGATTGATGAAGTATAATAAAAAACGATTACTTATTGATGGTCCCTTAATAATTCATTTTGAAGGTCAATCATCTCGTTCTTCGGTAGTGTTTTGTATCGATGAAATAGAAAGCTTTTCTGCAAAATGTAAAAATATATCGCGGATATATTATTTTAAAAAAAATATTTCTCGTTCTAAAGCCCTTATTGTAAAAATTCTTACTGTTTTTCTTTGGATTAATCCTCTTGTGATCAAGAGCACTTATAAAACGTTACCACAATTGATCAGAAGGTGACAAAATGATTATAACTTTATATATTGCCAATATCATCTATAAATTCGGCGGTACCGAGTCTTACACGGCAAATCTTATTGAAGCTTTGCAGAAAATAGATCCTTATTTTCGGATTTCCGTAATAACGGAACATCATGCTGGAACGAAGAAACTTTCTTCGTTCCAGTTTGCGCATATGCTGAACGATGTCTACGGCGTCGATGTAAACGCCGACTATATCCGTATCGAATATGTAAAATCAAAAGAAAAAAGAGGGCGCTTTGACT
This sequence is a window from Treponema brennaborense DSM 12168. Protein-coding genes within it:
- a CDS encoding glycosyltransferase family 2 protein, which encodes MDVSIIIVNYNTKNLLRNCLESIFEYTQGISFEVIVSDNGSSDGSVEMVKSDFPQIILIENNANLGFGTANNRGLDIANGKYIFYLNSDTVLLNNAVKIFFDYWETSDEKESIGALGCNLLDANKNINDSYGNFFDINRTIIELLKANYGLWKIVFLQLFGYKYCNHVKKKISEKKLGEVDCIIGADLFLANTPLARFDEHIFLYHEEMDLEYRLMKYNKKRLLIDGPLIIHFEGQSSRSSVVFCIDEIESFSAKCKNISRIYYFKKNISRSKALIVKILTVFLWINPLVIKSTYKTLPQLIRR